One Streptomyces sp. B21-105 genomic region harbors:
- a CDS encoding sensor histidine kinase, translated as MVSVQSPPGRRELPLARVLLLPAILMAAATGAAVALVAAQARVAVGVCGAVATLLVIAAGAESARRGRQLRELRAERDQRLAYLERRVADHAEENRRLAHEHVPSAVSWLRAGNSPREVMRDLSESDPSFRELDDAQRAVVRRILDIVDHEESLRDSAQRSFVSVARRVQAIVHQQSAELREMEEDHGRNPEVFDDLLRIDHGTSLIGRLADSIGVLGGGRPGRNWPQPVPLYSVLRGAMSRILEYRRIQLDSIAKVNIRGLSVEPLIHALAELLDNATRYSPPNSKVHVNAVEVQTGIAIEIEDAGVSLSEEARAKAERMLEQAKAGVDIQDVGGTPRLGLAVVGRLCTSFNLQVSLRTSAYGGVRAVLIVPSEMQTSDPAPGFAHGIGATAVPQIDLSTIGEGPKRPPKKRRPTNARIPAGVSLTDDVPEVTEWTDQGLPQRRSKTTIPITQRYAEAYAAQEAAREGKPDLFARPEPEPDPEPKREPGLAFEAFWEGLKKAAPPGVHPTDFTRNPTAYLHLLEDKAKTEADDEGDPT; from the coding sequence ATGGTGAGTGTTCAGTCCCCACCCGGTCGCCGAGAACTTCCCCTTGCACGCGTGTTGTTGCTGCCCGCGATACTGATGGCCGCGGCGACCGGAGCCGCCGTCGCCCTGGTGGCGGCGCAGGCGCGGGTCGCCGTCGGCGTCTGCGGAGCCGTCGCCACCCTTCTGGTGATCGCGGCGGGAGCCGAGTCGGCCCGTCGCGGTCGGCAACTGCGGGAACTGCGCGCGGAGCGGGACCAGCGCCTCGCATACCTGGAACGACGCGTCGCCGACCACGCGGAGGAGAACCGCCGCCTCGCCCACGAACACGTGCCGAGCGCCGTTTCGTGGCTGCGCGCCGGAAATTCCCCCAGGGAGGTGATGCGCGACCTCAGCGAGAGTGATCCTTCCTTCCGCGAACTCGACGACGCGCAGCGCGCCGTGGTCCGCAGGATCCTCGACATCGTCGACCACGAGGAGTCCCTGCGCGACTCCGCCCAGCGCTCCTTCGTCAGCGTCGCCCGCCGGGTGCAGGCCATCGTCCACCAGCAGTCCGCGGAACTGCGGGAGATGGAGGAGGACCACGGCCGCAACCCCGAGGTCTTCGACGACCTGCTGCGCATCGACCACGGCACCTCGCTGATCGGCCGCCTCGCCGACTCCATCGGCGTGCTCGGCGGCGGCCGGCCCGGCCGCAACTGGCCCCAGCCCGTCCCGCTGTACAGCGTGCTGCGCGGCGCCATGTCCCGCATCCTCGAGTACCGGCGCATCCAGCTGGACTCCATCGCCAAGGTCAACATCCGCGGGCTGTCCGTCGAACCGCTCATCCACGCGCTCGCCGAGCTCCTCGACAACGCCACCCGCTACTCGCCGCCGAACAGCAAGGTGCACGTCAACGCCGTCGAGGTGCAGACCGGCATCGCCATCGAGATCGAGGACGCCGGCGTCAGCCTCAGCGAGGAGGCCCGCGCCAAGGCCGAACGCATGCTGGAGCAGGCCAAGGCAGGCGTCGACATCCAGGACGTCGGCGGCACCCCTCGGCTGGGCCTCGCGGTCGTCGGCCGTCTGTGCACCTCCTTCAACCTCCAGGTCTCGTTGCGCACGTCGGCCTACGGCGGCGTCCGGGCCGTCCTCATCGTGCCGAGCGAGATGCAGACCTCCGACCCGGCCCCCGGCTTCGCGCACGGCATCGGCGCCACCGCCGTACCGCAGATCGACCTGAGCACGATCGGCGAGGGCCCCAAGCGCCCGCCCAAGAAGCGCCGCCCCACCAACGCGCGTATTCCTGCCGGAGTCTCCCTGACCGACGACGTGCCCGAGGTCACCGAGTGGACCGACCAGGGCCTGCCCCAGCGCCGCAGCAAGACCACCATCCCGATCACCCAGCGCTACGCCGAGGCGTACGCCGCCCAGGAGGCCGCCCGCGAGGGCAAGCCCGACCTGTTCGCGCGGCCCGAGCCGGAGCCCGATCCCGAGCCGAAGCGCGAGCCCGGACTGGCCTTCGAGGCCTTCTGGGAGGGCCTGAAGAAGGCGGCTCCGCCCGGCGTCCACCCCACCGACTTCACCCGCAACCCCACCGCGTACCTGCACCTGCTCGAAGACAAGGCCAAGACCGAGGCCGACGATGAAGGGGACCCCACGTGA
- a CDS encoding TetR/AcrR family transcriptional regulator, protein MGTDSGRRVGRPRAAQRPDSGLAPRAELLVAAAELFTTRGYAATTTRAVAERAGMRQATMYHYVSGKEELLADLLESTVAPSLTRARELLADAARPAEERLWELCRTDVELLCGGPHNLGGLYLLPEVRAERFAGFHAVRAELKDAYRRLIAATKAGDALDADELAVRTDLVFGLIEGVILVRRSGPAGSAPRFARATADAALRIVRD, encoded by the coding sequence ATGGGGACGGACAGCGGGCGTCGAGTGGGCCGGCCGCGGGCCGCGCAACGCCCGGACAGCGGGCTCGCGCCGCGCGCCGAACTGCTCGTGGCGGCCGCGGAGTTGTTCACCACGCGCGGCTACGCCGCCACCACGACCCGGGCCGTCGCCGAACGGGCGGGCATGCGCCAGGCCACCATGTACCACTACGTCTCCGGCAAGGAGGAGCTGCTCGCGGACCTGCTGGAGTCGACGGTCGCACCGTCGCTGACCCGCGCCCGTGAGCTGCTCGCCGACGCCGCGCGGCCGGCCGAGGAACGGCTGTGGGAGCTGTGCCGCACCGACGTGGAGCTGCTGTGCGGCGGCCCCCACAATCTCGGCGGCCTCTATCTGCTTCCTGAGGTGCGCGCCGAGCGGTTCGCCGGCTTCCACGCCGTGCGCGCCGAACTCAAGGACGCCTACCGCCGGCTGATCGCCGCGACCAAGGCGGGCGACGCGCTCGACGCGGACGAGCTCGCTGTGCGCACCGACCTGGTCTTCGGGCTCATCGAGGGCGTCATCCTCGTCCGCCGGTCGGGTCCGGCGGGCTCCGCCCCGCGGTTCGCCCGCGCCACCGCGGACGCCGCCCTGCGTATCGTGCGCGACTGA
- a CDS encoding urea amidolyase associated protein UAAP1: MAATATTYGARAHARAQEGAHAEAMPVVPARDWPAPPCEAGLLVWAETVAGGNYTHRVLARGTELRLTDLHGDACAHLLLFAADRPWERLNVADTVKVQWNAYLGEGVLLLSDQGRVLASVVADTAGRHDALCGTSTLVRNTERYGDGTPQSASPAGRELFKLAAAKNGLEPRDLPPSLSFFQGVRVGEDGALDFTGSAGPGGSVTLRAEQDVTVLIANVPHPSDPRPQYVSTALEVLAWRAGPTRPGDPLWEATPEGRRAFLNSAEHLTARGLA; the protein is encoded by the coding sequence ATGGCGGCGACAGCGACCACATACGGAGCACGCGCCCACGCCCGGGCCCAGGAGGGCGCACACGCCGAGGCCATGCCGGTCGTCCCGGCCCGGGACTGGCCGGCCCCGCCCTGCGAGGCGGGACTCCTGGTCTGGGCGGAGACGGTCGCGGGCGGCAACTACACCCACCGCGTCCTGGCCCGGGGAACCGAACTGCGCCTGACCGACCTGCACGGCGACGCCTGCGCCCACCTCCTCCTGTTCGCCGCCGACCGGCCCTGGGAGCGGCTGAACGTCGCCGACACGGTCAAGGTGCAGTGGAACGCCTACCTCGGCGAGGGCGTCCTGCTCCTGTCCGACCAGGGCCGCGTCCTCGCCTCGGTCGTCGCCGACACCGCCGGCCGGCACGACGCCCTGTGCGGCACCTCCACGCTCGTGCGCAACACCGAGCGCTACGGCGACGGCACCCCGCAGTCCGCCTCCCCCGCCGGCCGGGAACTGTTCAAGCTGGCCGCCGCCAAGAACGGCCTCGAGCCCCGCGACCTGCCGCCCTCCCTCTCCTTCTTCCAAGGCGTGCGGGTCGGCGAGGACGGCGCCCTCGACTTCACCGGGTCGGCGGGCCCGGGCGGCAGCGTCACCCTGCGCGCCGAACAGGACGTGACGGTCCTGATCGCCAACGTGCCGCACCCGTCCGACCCGCGCCCGCAGTACGTCAGCACCGCGCTGGAGGTCCTCGCCTGGCGGGCCGGCCCGACCCGGCCGGGCGACCCCCTCTGGGAGGCCACCCCCGAGGGCCGCCGCGCCTTCCTCAACTCCGCCGAACACCTCACCGCCCGGGGGCTCGCATGA
- a CDS encoding urea amidolyase associated protein UAAP2: MKTVVPARAAWSSVVRAGACLTITDLHGNQAVDFLVYDAHDTSVRYSAPDTIHAQGGIFLTAGSVLMSNEHTPLMTVTADAVGRHDTVGGACSKESNTLRYGHHTFSQHACVDNFLAEGARHGLGKRDLVSNINWYMNVPVEKDGTLGIVDGLSAPGLSLSLRAERDVLVLVSNCPQINNPCNGFEPTAVEMTITEPTAVETTITEPTAVETAITEAAGA; the protein is encoded by the coding sequence ATGAAGACCGTCGTTCCCGCCCGCGCCGCGTGGTCGTCCGTCGTCCGCGCCGGCGCCTGCCTCACCATCACCGACCTGCACGGCAACCAGGCCGTCGACTTCCTCGTGTACGACGCCCACGACACGTCCGTGCGCTACAGCGCCCCCGACACCATCCACGCCCAGGGCGGCATCTTCCTCACCGCGGGCAGCGTGCTGATGTCCAACGAGCACACTCCGCTGATGACGGTGACCGCCGACGCCGTGGGCCGCCACGACACCGTCGGCGGCGCCTGCTCCAAGGAGTCCAACACCCTGCGCTACGGCCACCACACCTTCTCCCAGCACGCCTGCGTGGACAACTTCCTCGCCGAGGGCGCCCGGCACGGCCTCGGCAAGCGGGACCTGGTCTCCAACATCAACTGGTACATGAACGTGCCCGTCGAGAAGGACGGCACCCTCGGCATCGTCGACGGCCTCTCCGCGCCCGGTCTGTCCCTCTCGCTGCGCGCCGAACGGGACGTGCTGGTGCTGGTCTCCAACTGCCCGCAGATCAACAACCCGTGCAACGGCTTCGAGCCGACGGCGGTGGAAATGACGATCACCGAGCCGACGGCGGTGGAGACGACGATCACCGAGCCGACAGCGGTGGAGACGGCGATCACCGAGGCGGCCGGCGCATGA
- a CDS encoding 5-oxoprolinase/urea amidolyase family protein, which translates to MTFDTVLVANRGEIAVRIIRTARELGLRTVAVYSDPDRSAPHVRLADEAVRLGPAPAKESYLDADLVLRAAKDTGAGAVHPGYGFLSEDASFARRCADAGIVFVGPTPEQLELFGAKHTARAAAKAAGVPLAPGTDLLASLAEAQEKAQVIGYPVMLKATGGGGGIGMSACAGPDELADAWERVQRVAAASFATAGVFLERLVGDARHVEVQVFGDGRGDVVVLGDRDCSLQRRNQKVLEEAPAPGIPDHVRARLAAGARDLCASVRYRSAGTVEYVYDAAREEAYFLEVNTRLQVEHPVTEEIYGVDLVAWMLRLARGEEDVVRDPGPPRGHAVEARLYAEDPSRGHRPSAGLLTRVEFPEGVRVDGWVETGTEVTTSYDPMLAKVIAHGPDRTEALRRLDAALARTRIDGIETNLGLVRAALTDDRLVTATHSTATLAEVHDPTPRVEVVSGGTLTTVQDWPGRTGHWQVGVPPSGPMDDRSFRLGNRALGNPEGAPGLECTLRGPALRFSHATTVCVTGAPATVTVDGATVAQWEPLTVPAGSLLEVDAPSGHGLRTYVLFAGGLDVPAFLGSASTFTLGRFGGHGGRALRTGDVLHGGTTAEGSPVTDRPSFGSVWDVGAVEGPHAAPEFFTEDDIRDFYAADWKVHFNSARTGVRLIGPKPRWARTDGGEAGLHPSNIHDTPYSVGAVDYTGDMPVLLGPDGPSLGGFVCPATVLSSERWKLGQLRPGDTVRFRPVAVDGAPRAAIEDGGVLARDGDVTYRRSGDDNLLVEFGPMQLDLTLRMRVHALMEAVAETGPDGVTDLTPGIRSLQIQTDPDRLPLPELLTAVRRTVAALPPTDQLVVPSRTVHLPLSWDDPATREAIARYMAGVRDDAPWCPWNIEFIRRVNGLGTPADVYDTVFAAEYLVLGLGDVYLGAPVATPLDPRHRLVTTKYNPARTWTAENSVGIGGAYLCIYGMEGPGGYQFVGRTTQVWSPWQQRGAFAPGSPWLLRFFDRIRWYPVDADELLELRADITSGRFVPRIEEGTFSLAAYRTFLTEHAESIAAFRTGQQAAFAAERDAWEAAGEFARAEAATAPPAPPAEVSVPAGGRLVEAEFAASVWQVNVSPGDEVSAGQPLLSLEAMKMESRVRAPVDAVVAQVLARPGDQVEAGTALVVLAPAAN; encoded by the coding sequence ATGACCTTCGACACGGTGCTGGTCGCCAACCGGGGCGAGATAGCCGTCCGCATCATCCGCACCGCCCGCGAACTCGGCCTGCGCACGGTCGCGGTGTACTCCGACCCCGACCGCTCGGCGCCGCACGTCCGGCTCGCCGACGAGGCCGTGCGGCTCGGGCCGGCCCCCGCGAAGGAGTCCTACCTCGACGCCGACCTGGTCCTGCGGGCCGCCAAGGACACCGGGGCCGGCGCGGTCCACCCGGGGTACGGCTTCCTCTCCGAGGACGCCTCCTTCGCCCGCCGCTGCGCCGACGCCGGCATCGTCTTCGTCGGTCCGACCCCCGAGCAGCTGGAGCTGTTCGGCGCCAAGCACACCGCCCGGGCGGCGGCGAAGGCCGCCGGGGTGCCACTGGCGCCGGGCACGGACCTGCTCGCCTCGCTGGCCGAGGCGCAGGAGAAGGCCCAGGTCATCGGCTATCCGGTGATGCTGAAGGCGACCGGGGGCGGCGGCGGGATCGGCATGTCGGCCTGCGCCGGTCCCGACGAGCTCGCCGACGCCTGGGAACGCGTCCAGCGCGTCGCCGCAGCCTCCTTCGCCACCGCCGGCGTCTTCCTGGAACGGCTCGTCGGCGACGCCCGCCACGTCGAGGTCCAGGTGTTCGGCGACGGCCGGGGCGACGTCGTCGTCCTCGGCGACCGCGACTGCTCGCTGCAGCGCCGCAACCAGAAGGTCCTGGAGGAGGCCCCCGCGCCCGGCATCCCGGACCACGTGCGCGCACGGCTCGCCGCCGGCGCCCGCGACCTGTGCGCCTCCGTCCGCTACCGCTCCGCCGGCACCGTCGAGTACGTCTATGACGCGGCCCGCGAGGAGGCGTACTTCCTCGAGGTCAACACCCGGCTCCAGGTGGAGCATCCGGTCACCGAGGAGATCTACGGCGTCGACCTCGTCGCCTGGATGCTGCGGCTGGCGCGCGGCGAGGAGGACGTCGTCCGCGACCCCGGCCCGCCGCGCGGCCACGCCGTGGAGGCCCGCCTCTACGCGGAGGACCCGAGCCGCGGACACCGGCCCAGCGCCGGCCTGCTGACCCGGGTGGAGTTCCCCGAGGGGGTGCGCGTCGACGGCTGGGTGGAGACCGGCACCGAGGTGACGACGTCGTACGACCCCATGCTCGCGAAGGTGATCGCGCACGGCCCGGACCGCACGGAGGCCCTGCGGCGCCTCGACGCCGCCCTGGCCCGCACCCGAATCGACGGCATCGAGACCAACCTGGGGCTGGTGCGGGCGGCGCTGACCGACGACCGCCTGGTCACGGCCACCCACTCGACGGCGACCCTCGCCGAGGTGCACGACCCCACCCCGCGCGTGGAGGTGGTCTCCGGCGGCACCCTCACCACCGTCCAGGACTGGCCCGGCCGCACCGGCCACTGGCAGGTGGGCGTCCCCCCGTCCGGCCCGATGGACGACCGATCCTTCCGCCTCGGCAACCGGGCGCTCGGCAACCCCGAGGGCGCCCCGGGCCTGGAGTGCACCCTGCGCGGTCCGGCCCTGCGGTTCAGCCACGCCACGACCGTCTGTGTGACGGGCGCGCCCGCGACCGTCACCGTGGACGGCGCCACGGTCGCCCAGTGGGAACCGCTGACCGTGCCCGCCGGCTCCCTGCTGGAGGTCGACGCGCCGAGCGGACACGGGCTGCGCACCTACGTCCTGTTCGCGGGCGGTCTGGACGTCCCCGCCTTCCTGGGCAGCGCGAGCACCTTCACACTGGGCCGGTTCGGCGGGCACGGCGGACGGGCGCTGCGGACGGGCGACGTCCTGCACGGCGGGACGACCGCCGAGGGCTCCCCGGTCACGGACCGGCCGTCCTTCGGATCCGTCTGGGACGTCGGCGCTGTCGAAGGACCCCACGCCGCACCGGAGTTCTTCACCGAGGACGACATCCGCGACTTCTACGCCGCCGACTGGAAGGTCCACTTCAACTCGGCGCGCACCGGGGTGCGTCTGATCGGACCCAAGCCGCGCTGGGCGCGCACCGACGGCGGCGAGGCGGGCCTGCACCCGTCCAACATCCACGACACGCCGTACTCCGTCGGCGCCGTCGACTACACGGGCGACATGCCGGTGCTGCTCGGACCGGACGGGCCCTCGCTCGGCGGGTTCGTGTGCCCGGCGACGGTCCTGAGCTCCGAGCGCTGGAAACTGGGCCAGCTGCGGCCCGGCGACACGGTCCGCTTCCGGCCGGTGGCCGTGGACGGCGCACCGCGCGCCGCGATCGAAGACGGCGGCGTGCTGGCCCGGGACGGCGACGTGACGTACCGGCGCAGCGGCGACGACAACCTGCTGGTCGAGTTCGGCCCGATGCAGCTGGACCTGACCCTGCGGATGCGGGTGCACGCCCTGATGGAGGCGGTCGCCGAGACCGGCCCCGACGGCGTCACCGACCTCACCCCGGGCATCCGCTCCCTGCAGATCCAGACCGACCCGGACCGTCTCCCCCTGCCCGAACTCCTCACGGCCGTACGGCGGACGGTGGCCGCGCTGCCGCCCACGGACCAGCTGGTCGTGCCCTCCCGCACCGTGCACCTGCCGCTCTCCTGGGACGACCCCGCGACCCGGGAGGCCATCGCGCGCTACATGGCGGGCGTCCGCGACGACGCCCCCTGGTGCCCGTGGAACATCGAGTTCATCCGCCGCGTCAACGGCCTCGGCACCCCGGCGGACGTCTACGACACGGTCTTCGCCGCGGAGTACCTGGTCCTGGGACTCGGCGACGTCTACCTGGGCGCGCCGGTGGCCACCCCGCTCGACCCCCGGCACCGGCTGGTGACGACGAAGTACAACCCGGCGCGCACCTGGACGGCCGAGAACTCGGTGGGCATCGGCGGGGCGTACCTGTGCATCTACGGCATGGAGGGACCCGGCGGCTACCAGTTCGTGGGCCGGACGACACAGGTGTGGTCGCCCTGGCAGCAGCGCGGCGCGTTCGCACCCGGCTCACCCTGGCTGCTGCGCTTCTTCGACCGGATCCGCTGGTACCCGGTCGACGCCGACGAACTGCTGGAACTGCGCGCCGACATCACCTCCGGCCGGTTCGTCCCGCGCATCGAGGAGGGCACCTTCTCGCTCGCCGCGTACCGGACCTTCCTCACCGAACACGCCGAGTCCATCGCCGCGTTCAGGACGGGCCAGCAGGCGGCGTTCGCGGCGGAGCGCGACGCGTGGGAGGCTGCGGGCGAGTTCGCGCGGGCGGAGGCGGCGACGGCGCCGCCCGCACCCCCCGCCGAGGTGAGCGTCCCCGCGGGCGGCCGGCTGGTCGAGGCGGAGTTCGCCGCGTCCGTGTGGCAGGTGAACGTCTCGCCCGGGGACGAGGTGAGCGCGGGTCAGCCGCTGCTCTCCCTGGAGGCGATGAAGATGGAGTCCAGGGTGCGGGCGCCGGTCGACGCCGTGGTGGCGCAGGTGCTGGCCCGGCCCGGCGACCAGGTGGAGGCGGGGACGGCGCTGGTCGTCCTGGCCCCGGCCGCGAACTGA
- the atzF gene encoding allophanate hydrolase, producing MSTTLRRIRAAYDRVEAVDRPEIWIALRPREEAEAEARAIDERVAAGARLPLAGRLFAVKGNIDAAGLPTTAGCPAYAYEPAEDAQAVAGLRAAGALLLGTTNLDQFATGLVGTRSPYGAVRNAWDPARISGGSSSGSAVAVALGIVDLALGTDTAGSGRVPAAFNGIVGLKPTRGLVPTTGVVPACASLDCVTVFARTLAEAEQALAHMAAGPVPALPGRAPGPWRIAVPPREQLGELDEGWGEAYEAAARQLTAAGAELRPLDLTPFTEAAAMLYEGAFVAERYTAVGAFVDKATAESGEGLDPTVAGIIRAARDIPAHRLFADQDRLAALRTRALTELADADALLLPTAPGHPTLAEVAADPLGANARLGRFTNSTNLFDLAAVAAPAGEVNGLPFGVMLVGPAHTDERLTRIAALLQPETRLAVVGAHLTGQPLNPQLLAVGARLDVTITTAPLYRLHALRTSPPKPGLEHVGEGGAAVEAEVWRLPAEGLGRLLSTLPRPMALGSVRLSDGSSVPGFLCEPGALTDAEDITPHGSWRAYLNHHQR from the coding sequence ATGTCGACGACGCTCCGCCGGATCCGCGCCGCCTACGACCGCGTCGAGGCCGTGGACCGCCCCGAGATCTGGATCGCCCTGCGCCCGCGGGAGGAGGCCGAGGCGGAGGCCCGCGCGATCGACGAACGCGTCGCCGCCGGGGCCCGCCTCCCCCTCGCCGGGCGGCTCTTCGCCGTCAAGGGCAACATCGACGCGGCCGGCCTGCCCACCACCGCGGGCTGCCCGGCGTACGCCTACGAACCCGCCGAGGACGCCCAGGCGGTGGCCGGTCTGCGCGCGGCCGGCGCGCTGCTGCTCGGCACGACGAACCTGGACCAGTTCGCGACGGGCCTGGTGGGGACCCGCTCCCCGTACGGCGCGGTCCGCAACGCGTGGGATCCGGCCCGTATCAGCGGCGGCTCCAGCTCCGGCTCTGCCGTCGCGGTCGCCCTCGGCATCGTCGACCTCGCGCTCGGCACGGACACCGCCGGCTCGGGCCGCGTGCCGGCCGCCTTCAACGGCATCGTCGGACTGAAGCCGACCCGGGGTCTGGTGCCGACCACGGGTGTCGTCCCGGCCTGCGCGTCCCTGGACTGTGTGACGGTGTTCGCCCGCACCCTCGCGGAGGCCGAGCAGGCCCTGGCGCACATGGCCGCCGGCCCCGTGCCGGCCCTCCCCGGGCGCGCTCCCGGCCCCTGGCGGATCGCCGTCCCGCCACGCGAGCAGCTCGGCGAGCTGGACGAGGGCTGGGGCGAGGCGTACGAGGCGGCGGCTCGACAGCTCACCGCCGCCGGCGCCGAACTCCGCCCCCTGGACCTGACCCCCTTCACCGAGGCCGCGGCCATGCTCTACGAGGGCGCCTTCGTGGCCGAGCGCTACACCGCCGTGGGCGCCTTCGTCGACAAGGCGACGGCCGAGAGCGGGGAGGGCCTCGACCCCACGGTCGCCGGCATCATCCGGGCCGCCCGCGACATCCCCGCCCACCGGCTCTTCGCCGACCAGGACCGGCTGGCCGCGCTGCGCACCCGCGCCCTGACCGAACTGGCCGACGCGGACGCCCTGCTGCTTCCCACCGCCCCCGGACATCCCACACTCGCGGAGGTCGCCGCCGACCCGCTGGGCGCCAACGCCCGGCTGGGCCGCTTCACCAACTCCACCAACCTCTTCGACCTGGCGGCGGTGGCCGCGCCGGCCGGCGAGGTGAACGGGCTCCCGTTCGGCGTGATGCTGGTCGGTCCGGCGCACACGGACGAGCGGCTCACCCGGATCGCCGCACTGCTCCAGCCGGAGACCCGACTGGCCGTGGTGGGCGCGCATCTGACGGGCCAGCCGCTGAACCCGCAACTGCTGGCGGTGGGCGCCCGGCTCGACGTCACGATCACGACGGCCCCGCTCTACCGCCTGCACGCCCTGCGCACCTCACCCCCGAAGCCGGGTCTGGAGCACGTGGGCGAGGGGGGTGCGGCCGTCGAGGCCGAGGTGTGGCGCCTGCCCGCGGAGGGCCTCGGCCGCCTGCTGTCCACACTCCCCCGCCCCATGGCGCTGGGCAGCGTGCGCCTGTCGGACGGCAGCAGCGTCCCCGGATTCCTGTGCGAGCCCGGCGCGCTGACAGACGCCGAGGACATCACCCCCCACGGCAGCTGGCGCGCCTATCTGAACCACCACCAGCGGTAA